Genomic segment of candidate division KSB1 bacterium:
ATTCTGCCGCGATCAAACAGAGATGGATAAAGCTTGAGAAGTTTCTCATATTCTTTCTCATTGTCATAATAAGCGATCAACTCCTCAACGACTTCGTCGTCCGCTAACCGTTTTTTGAGCATAATTTCAAACATTTTATTTGCCAGATGCGGTTCGCGAACGTCCTGGTACAAATAAGCCAGCTGCTTATAATACCTCCGGGTATCGGAGTTGCCGGCAATCAATACATTCATCTGTTGAATGGCATTGTCCGTATCTCCGACGTGTAAAAAGAGACCAGCAAAACGTTCCCTTAATTCTTTGTCGCGAGGCGTTTGCTCCAAGCGCAGGCGATAGTAGTGAATGGCTTTGTCGGGAGCGAGGTTGTAAGCAAGCTCGGTATATCTGTCAAAGTATTTGGTGCTAGCCGGATTTGTTTTTACCAGGTACTCGTAATTTTCGAGGCCCCGGTCAAAATCCTCAAGCCAAATGTAAAGCTCGGCGAGCCGTCTTCTTACTGGTTCGTTTTTCGGTTGAATCTTCAGAACTTCTTCGAACTCTGCGGCGGCCTGCCATTTCCGGTCGATTTCGATGTAAACATCAGCCAATAAAATTCTCGAACGAGTATCTTTCGGTTGAAGCTCAACAAGTCTGATTAAATAAGGCAAGCTTTCGTTGAAGCGCTTTTGCTTCAAATTTAAGTGGGTCAGTTTGTTTAAAATCTCAACGTCATTCGGATTGTTGGTTAACAACTCTTCATAAAGCTCGCGCGCTTTTTCGATCTTTTGATTCCAGTCGTAAGCGTCTGCTAACTTCCGACGGTAGGTCAGATTATCGGGATCTAAACTGACTATCTTTTCGAGTGTCAAGATCGTTTTCTGCTTTTCACCAAGCTGGGAACAAATGTCCGAAATTTTCCTAAGGAAAAAGGAGTCATTAATAGAGTCGATGCCGACCTTCTCGATTTCACGGACTGCCTTTTCCGGTTCTTCATTGAGGATGTAAAGCTTGCTCAGTTGAATGCGCGCGCTTGTCCGCCGAGGATGGTTCTTGATGATGATTTGATATTTTTCAATGGCCTCATCATATTTGCCTGCCCGGCCAAACAGATCCGCCAACCGCGGATCGGAGGGAAAAATCAAAAGGCAAGCAGAAATAATTGAACCGACAAAAAGCAGCGGCCACCAAATTTTGACACCCATCAGCGATTCCTTTTCCTTCGACTTCGTTCAGGATGAGGAGGTTCTGACATTTTGGACGACCCATTTAAAGTATGAGAATAAACCTTTTGCAATTGCGGCGTGCTGATATATGGAATAAATCCCAGCGCATGCGAATCAGCGATGATTTCTTCGATATCGGATTCATTCTCCAAATTTGGGTAATCCAGTGTAAAGATTTTGATGCCCTCTTTCCTCTTCATTTTTCGCAACTGTTTTATTATCGGTTCATATTCTTGCGGCGTGTTACGCCGGGTTATGTTTTCTTCAAAATTAATTGTTGTGAAGATCGACTCTGCAACCACGGCATCGATGCTGCCGGCAATTTCATCTAAAATGGCAAACCCGCGGTTGGCGACCAGATATGCCGCCGGAAAATTTTTGCGAATTGACTTAATCAAACGAACCATTGCTGTTTCCATCATTGGATATTTCTTTTTCGGATGATATCTTTGCAGGTATTCCGCATTATCAATTGTGTCCAGAAAAATCCCGTCGAATCCTTTTGCCAAAATTTTTGGAATGATCTGCTGGTTCAGCAACTCTTGCCATTCATGGTTTCGAACGTCGATCATGTAGCTATCCCAGTTTGGATTCTTATCCAGAAGCCACGGCTTATCTTTGATATCGTTCCAGTACCACCTGTAGTCGCCGACTTCACCGATACTGATATACCCAATAAGGAGCGTATCAGAATCCTTCAACTTGGCTAAGTCAGGATGCGAATCCGAGTCCAAAACAGCAAGATCGAATTTCTTGATTTCGTCGACGGGAGCGTCGCTGCTGTAAACGCAAACCCAGTTTTCAATTTTATCAAATTGGCTTACGCTGCTTAATTTCTTTTTTCCAGCACAACCGAAGAACATCAACATTCCTATTGCAAAGATAACACGGATTTTCATAGCTGTTTTGCCAAGTCAATTTTAACTTGAACCGGGCCTTCCATGGGATGCATCAAAGTGAGCGTTCCCTCCGCATCGCTTCTATTGGTTTCAGTCAAACTTCCGATTGTCACCTGATAAGCCGCATTTTCCAACAGATTTGCAATCATAAACTGGCCTTTGCCAAAACCTGTGGTTCTAAAAAAGACGCTTTCTTTGGACGCTTGCCAATCAAACAAACGATGGGAACTTTGGGCGAGAAAAGTCGATTCAGGTTTCGAGTCCGTCAGCACGATCACTGCGTCTATTGCATTCTCAAGATGAATGTAAAGCGAGCCTTGATAGTGATTGAAACCGATCACATTGACTGATTTGTTTAAATCCGGAAACTCCTGGGTGTCATCGAAGCGAATGGTCGTGCAGTCGCCGTAGTTTCGAATTCGCCAGCTCTTCATGGAAACTTTCTCCATGCTTGCTGAAAAGAATCCGTGCACCATCTCAGTGTACTCACTCAGGAACATAGGAGCGACATCCATTTCCATGGTTTTGCTCAACACTTCATTCAGCGAATTTAACGAGGCCCATTTTTCACCGATGTAAAAATGGTAGTAAATGTCGATCGGCCTGATTCGAAGCGGCGACTCGGTGTTTTTGAATGTTTGCAATACTGATTTAAATCCAAAGTAGGGACCTTCCCACTGATTTGTGTAAATATTCTCGTTTGAATTCGGGGAATAAATCTGTCGATACCCGCCTATCGTAACCGATAGAGGCGCGACATACGTGTAGGAAGGATGGGTCTTATCAAAAACCGTATCCCCGCCATTAATATTGTTGATTCGAATTTGTCGGCAAAGTTTGAGGGCTTCTTTTGTGGGCTCGCAATTGCCTGTCCAGAAAAATTGTTTAACCTTTTTATTTTCAGGCAAAAGTTTTTTGTTGATGTAATTTACCGAACCGATAATTTCGTCTCTAAAGTTAAACTTGTATCCTTCTATTGGCAGATGTTTTCTTTCATATTTGTCCTTGTCTTCAAAATCATCGGACCAATAAAATGGATGGGAATATGAGTGGCTCGCTGCTTCCACCCAATCGAGTTGATAAATCGAACGGGCGATGTTCTCGAATTTCGAATCCGCCTCCACTTCGCTAACCACGACCGAGACCGAAACCGGCCATTTGTATTTGTTTAGAATCTCGTCGCGGATAACTTCGCCGCAATAAGTATTGGGTTTAACCTGGGATCGGGAAATCAAAGCATCGCCATCGATATGCGACGACCAAACTCTAAGCCCGTTCAAAGTCGTCACATCCGGGCGCGGCTGGCCTTTTAGTCCGAACGCCTCTTCAAAGAATTTAAAGGGATTGATGCGCCACTGCTTTTGGTAGTTAGCCGGGTTTTCATAAAACACATAACCGGCCGCTGCAAACCCACCGTGCGGCGTGGTAAAAACCAGAGCGCTTTCGCTATCGGGAATATCGTTACGTTTTAATTTTAAATATACTTTGGTTTTCGGATGGAGCGGTTTGTAAACTTCATAATTTGTTAATTCATAATCGAGACTGCGTTCGAACTCCACCATCTCCGGCACTTTGTTAACCAGCTCGATTTTGGCAATATTTGAAGTCCAATTGGTATCGTCTGTGATGAAGCCCAGACTTTTGCAAAATTGGTTGACCGCACTGATGTTCAGGAATTCACCCGTTGCAGCATCCCTAAAAGCGCTTAGATTGTCGAGTATTACAAATTTTCTACCGGCATCCACTTGCTTCGTAGCCCACTGCAAATACGCTTGCGGGCGGTTCATGGAATTATTGTAGAACCAGGTGATCACCCCGCAGTATTTTTTCATTCGTTTTTCACCCGGCAGGCCTTTGGCGATGTCCCAATACTCAACAATGGAGCCCAGATGATTCAAAATCACCTCCGCGTTCGCGTGGATGTGATTCTTTCTCGCCGTTTGTCCTCTTTGGCTGTCATATAAAGCCAGAATCTTTCGCGAAATGACTTCACCGTTCAAGTCGCTGTTCAAACAGGTCAAAATAAAAAAACTTATTAGGAGTAACTTAGTTTTCATACTCTTTTGTAATTCATACACAAGGTTAGTTTTTGAGTGTTAAAGTTTTAGTGTGCCAACACTTTAGCACCTAAAAACTCGAGCATCGGTTTATTACAAAATACTAAAATATATCGGCTGGGGGATAAAGATGTTTACAAATTGAGAGGTATGTTAAAGATATTTAACAAGG
This window contains:
- a CDS encoding endo alpha-1,4 polygalactosaminidase translates to MKIRVIFAIGMLMFFGCAGKKKLSSVSQFDKIENWVCVYSSDAPVDEIKKFDLAVLDSDSHPDLAKLKDSDTLLIGYISIGEVGDYRWYWNDIKDKPWLLDKNPNWDSYMIDVRNHEWQELLNQQIIPKILAKGFDGIFLDTIDNAEYLQRYHPKKKYPMMETAMVRLIKSIRKNFPAAYLVANRGFAILDEIAGSIDAVVAESIFTTINFEENITRRNTPQEYEPIIKQLRKMKRKEGIKIFTLDYPNLENESDIEEIIADSHALGFIPYISTPQLQKVYSHTLNGSSKMSEPPHPERSRRKRNR
- a CDS encoding DUF2194 domain-containing protein gives rise to the protein MKTKLLLISFFILTCLNSDLNGEVISRKILALYDSQRGQTARKNHIHANAEVILNHLGSIVEYWDIAKGLPGEKRMKKYCGVITWFYNNSMNRPQAYLQWATKQVDAGRKFVILDNLSAFRDAATGEFLNISAVNQFCKSLGFITDDTNWTSNIAKIELVNKVPEMVEFERSLDYELTNYEVYKPLHPKTKVYLKLKRNDIPDSESALVFTTPHGGFAAAGYVFYENPANYQKQWRINPFKFFEEAFGLKGQPRPDVTTLNGLRVWSSHIDGDALISRSQVKPNTYCGEVIRDEILNKYKWPVSVSVVVSEVEADSKFENIARSIYQLDWVEAASHSYSHPFYWSDDFEDKDKYERKHLPIEGYKFNFRDEIIGSVNYINKKLLPENKKVKQFFWTGNCEPTKEALKLCRQIRINNINGGDTVFDKTHPSYTYVAPLSVTIGGYRQIYSPNSNENIYTNQWEGPYFGFKSVLQTFKNTESPLRIRPIDIYYHFYIGEKWASLNSLNEVLSKTMEMDVAPMFLSEYTEMVHGFFSASMEKVSMKSWRIRNYGDCTTIRFDDTQEFPDLNKSVNVIGFNHYQGSLYIHLENAIDAVIVLTDSKPESTFLAQSSHRLFDWQASKESVFFRTTGFGKGQFMIANLLENAAYQVTIGSLTETNRSDAEGTLTLMHPMEGPVQVKIDLAKQL